The sequence below is a genomic window from Methanoculleus sp. 7T.
AGGGGTCAACGTCCTCCCAGCGCGTCCTGACGACGCTGATGTTCCCTATCCCCTCCTCGTCGATATGGTCCTCCAGCACGTCGGCCATCCCGGAGGCCGGTTCGACGGCGGTGACCGTCCGCACCCGGCGGGCGAGGGGGAGGGCAAGGGTGCCGGGGCCGGCACCGATGTCGAGGACCCGCGCCGCCCGCACGAGGGGGAGGGCGGAGAGAGTCTCCTCAACTCTCCGGCCCGAGACCTGCGTGTCATACCGGACGGCACGCCCCCTGTCGCTCCAGAGGGCGGTACCAGTCCTGAAACCGACGACAGCATGGTTCTGCCGCAACTCTTCGGCCCATACTGCATTCCAGTCTATCGCCCCGATATCCATAGAGAAGGGATCGCCGCCTGCAGGCAAAAACCTTCCACACGGGGATCGATGGA
It includes:
- a CDS encoding class I SAM-dependent methyltransferase → MDIGAIDWNAVWAEELRQNHAVVGFRTGTALWSDRGRAVRYDTQVSGRRVEETLSALPLVRAARVLDIGAGPGTLALPLARRVRTVTAVEPASGMADVLEDHIDEEGIGNISVVRTRWEDVDP